From the genome of Leguminivora glycinivorella isolate SPB_JAAS2020 chromosome 26, LegGlyc_1.1, whole genome shotgun sequence, one region includes:
- the LOC125240119 gene encoding uncharacterized protein LOC125240119 gives MSSRMDSCDSRIDNLCARIEALETKTASPSGLSGNGTDASLLETIAQLKTDLNDRDQDLLHNDLEISCVPEQAGENTIHIVSTLGQKLGVTLSEHDIVDATRVGRAPLLEEGVPARPRLLVVRLARRAVRDRLLQAARVRRGATTEGTGLPGPGSRFYVNERLTAFNRRLFQRARQLKEQHGWRYVWTRDGRIYLRQRPGTDSPRHRIRTESDLARVFGSLDVCSQA, from the coding sequence ATGTCGTCAAGGATGGACAGCTGTGACAGCCGTATTGATAATCTGTGTGCGCGGATTGAAGCACTGGAGACCAAGACCGCGTCTCCTAGCGGTCTTAGCGGTAATGGTACTGATGCTTCTTTGTTAGAGACAATAGCTCAGCTAAAAACTGATTTAAATGATCGAGACCAGGACCTGCTACACAACGATCTTGAGATCTCTTGTGTCCCAGAACAAGCGGGGGAAAATACAATTCACATAGTGAGTACCTTAGGGCAGAAGCTCGGTGTCACGCTGTCTGAACATGATATCGTCGACGCGACTCGCGTGGGTCGTGCGCCGCTGTTGGAGGAGGGCGTGCCGGCCCGCCCGCGGCTGCTGGTGGTGCGGCTGGCGCGCCGCGCCGTGCGCGACCGGCTGCTGCAGGCGGCGCGGGTGCGCCGCGGGGCCACCACGGAGGGCACCGGACTCCCGGGGCCCGGTAGCCGCTTCTATGTCAACGAGCGGCTGACAGCCTTCAATCGACGGCTATTTCAAAGGGCACGGCAGCTGAAGGAGCAACACGGCTGGCGATACGTGTGGACGCGTGATGGCAGGATCTATCTGCGCCAACGACCGGGAACTGACTCTCCGAGACATCGCATAAGGACTGAAAGTGACTTGGCTCGTGTTTTTGGTTCTCTTGACGTTTGCTCTCAggcataa